The following nucleotide sequence is from Salvia splendens isolate huo1 chromosome 2, SspV2, whole genome shotgun sequence.
tacgtactataccctagcccctaagcttattaaacccttaggggaaacaagaaacgtgtgtcaaacatcataacatggtacatcttattcgtatgcattgcagttcacatattgtgcattatatagttaataacatccattactcgtgacaatttggtgaattattcgtatcgttttataatttgttattaatgcgtacgtactataccctagcccctaagcttattaaagccttaggggaaacaagaaacgtgtgtcaaacatcataacacagcacatcttgttcgtatgcattgcagttcacaaattgtgcattatatagtcaattatatccattactcgttaccatgtgaagattacatacatgtctacgtactataccctagccctaagcttattaaacccttaggggaaacaagaaacgtgtgtcaaacatcataacacaacacatcttgttcgtatgcattgcagttcacatattgtgcattatataggcaattatatgcattactcgtgaccatgtggtgcattattcgtagcggtttccagccattattaaattactattgtaccctcataatgcacaaaataggacaaataatgcaacacgggattaattacccaatgttgatcttgaccgtccatttctctaatctaatggctgatattaagaaggaaaaaggaggaaatataggaaaaggaaatgaatacatccatatatatatatatatatatatatatatatatatatatatgggagcgttattctccttttcacatcatagatcctttttccttcttaatattacgcgttagatctaaggcatcaacggatcagattgattctataaaactggttccgtgttgcattatagaaggtggttgtatgcattacagggttattattgacatttgacggaaaagtaactgccacattttggtatctgcgaataatgcaccacatggtcacgagtaatgcatataattgactatataatgcacaatatgtgaactgcaatgcatacgaataagatgtaccatgttatgatgtttggacacacgtttcttatttcccctaagggtttaataagcttaggggctagggtatagtacgtagacacgtatgtaatcttcacatggtaacgagtaatggatataattgactatataatgcacaatttgtgaactgcaatgcatacgaacaagatgtgttgtgttatgatgtttgacacacgtttcttgtttcccctaagggtttaataagcttaggggctagggtatagtacgtacgcattaataacaaattataaaatgatacgaataattcaccaaattgtcacgagtaatggatgttattaactatataatgcacaatatgtgaactgcaatgcatacgaataagatgtaccatgttatgatgtttgacacacgtttcttgtttcccctaagggtttaataagcttaggggctagggtatagtacgtagacattactaacaacaattgttattggaatatacgtatgtgcattatttggtttaggtagtgcattatgtagctgttaattgtcattatctcagtatattatgcattattagagatattgtgtatatgggttaatcaacggattgaagattatatacgtgcatttagtaatgtctacgtactataccctagcccctgagcttattaaacccttaggggaaacaagaaacgtgtgtcaaacatcataacatgctacatcttattcgtatgcattgcagttcacatattgtgcattatatagttaataacatccattactcgtgacaatttggtgaattattcgtatcgttttataatttgttattaatgcgtacgtactataccctagcccctaagcttattaaacccttaggggaaacaagaaacgtgtgtcaaacatcataacacagcacatcttgttcgtatgcattgcagttcacaaattgtgcattatatagtcaattatatccattactcgttaccatgtgaagattacatacgtgtctacgtactataccctagcccctaagcttattaaacccttaggggaaacaagaaacgtgtgtccaaacatcataacatggtacatcttattcgtatgcattgcagttcacatattgtgcattatatagtcaattatatgcattactcgtgaccatgtggtgcattattcgtagcggtttccagccattattagattactattgtaccctcataatgcacaaaataggacaaataatgcaacacgagattaattacccaatgttgatcttgaccgtccatttctctaatctaatggccgatattaagaaggaaaaaggagaaaatataggaaaaggaaatgaatacatccctatatatatatatatatatatatatatatagggagatgatcaaaataagtatgtgtttaaatccagaaatgcagaccaaatctcagccctaggattagatgatctaatggtcaataattaaccaaaaacacggaaggtcataattaagcaattttaggtcatattataatatttggatttaatgtcatactaagatcgttttaggtcatgctttgttagcatgacctacaaattacctaattatgacctaaaagtgccctaattatgatattgttctgcgtttctgtatttaaatccagttttgcatagatcaaaaccctatatatatatatatatatatatatatataactaatcTCAGTCACTCATTATCTTATCtcaatgtataactaatcttaagtgtataactagagaacaaatctcagtcactcattatcttaatccaatgacCAAAATAAGTAAgcatttttagttaataaaaattgcataggggtattttaggaaatcaactttattctcttattttcacatagacacactattcacgctcacacacaaacacacactctctcctTCTGTCACTATTTGAGAGGGAAATGGCTCACGTCTAGCCAGAAACTCACAAGCCAGTTCTTGAAGATCGCCGCCTCGAGGGGTAAGAAACTGAGATGTTAAGGTGTCGGTTTGATGAGGGAGATTCCATGCCGTTGGATCAAATAGAGACGGCAAATCATACGTTGCTGGAACTGCTGAAAATGCGGGGAGGTCGGCTATGGAtaagggtggtggtggtggtggtggtgccgCCAGTAGCGACGGTTGCTAGAACTCGCTTTGCTCATCTTCTTATGAAAGGAAAACATAGAGACGTGTCACCTTTGTTGAGACGTGTTGATATTCTCTATGCTTTCTATCTCTGCGACTAATCCCACTGGATCTACTTccgtttttctcaattgttaATGCTTCCATAGATTACCCCAATTCCAACACTAAGTACGCTACgcacattttatttatttgttttcgcATTCTCGTCTTATTCTCGGTATTGCATTTTGTAAATTAGTGAGATTTGGAGGAAATTTTGAAATAGGGGGTTCTACAAGGGGCTTTTACCAATCCCTAGCTATAATTACAATTCGAGAATGATATGATGATAATTACACCATTTTCCTTCTCTAATTTCGAAttccttttttgttttctttccatTGTAAGTTGGAGAATTGAGTTCGTGATTTTCTGCTGAttgattttgtcattttcaCTCATACTCTCTACTCATTTGTCTATCATTTGGGAGGCAAcctgaagtaaaatcatgctaatagtgatgtgttttgttaacaagagtgaagtaaaatcatgctaatagtgatgtgttttgttaacaagagtgaagtaaaatcaagctaagagttatgtgttttgtaaacaagagtgaagtaaaatcaagctaagagtgatgtgttttgtaaacaagagtgaagtaaaattatgctaatagtgatgtgttttgtaaacaatagtgaagtaaaatcatgctaagagtgatgtgttttgtaaacaagagtgaagtaaaatcataataagagtgatgtgttttgtaaacaagagtgaagtaaaatcaagctaagagtgatgtgttctgtaaacaagagtgaagtaaaatcatgctaagagtgatgtgttttgtaaacaagagtgaagtaaaatcataataagagtgatgtgtttcgtaaacagtagtgaagtaaaatcatgctaagagtgatgtgttttataaacaagagtgaagtaaaatcatgctaatagtgatgtgttttgttaacaaatgtgaagtaaaatcatgccctaaatttaaaattctaaatacATATCATGACCTACATATTCTTTAAACTAAATTTCTAACTGTGTATACGTTTCAATCCGACATGGTTCTAATTCTTCATACTAAAATTCATTCCTCGCGGCAGTTTTCTCTCTCTATGCGCATAATATATATGTCTTTCGTTAAATTGAAAACTCGTTTAGTTTATGTTGAAAACTAGAATTATAGTCCGTCCAAAATAATGATACTCCATGATAATGGGCTACTTTTTTCTTCAGCACACTGCGGCGAGCAGAAAATACATGTCATTCAGAGGAAAAGGCTAACCCTACAGAGTACGTTTCCCCCTTTTATTTTCAGATCCGAAAAAAGGAAAGACAGTTCATTCAATAAAGTGACGAAGCCATTTCAAAATTCTATATACATATCATGTTAATGGCGGCACTCATGTTGAGCTCGGCGGCGGAGGCTGgggagaggaggaagagaggggagaggaaaagaagtgtGAATTGGAGTTGGAAAATTGGAGGCGGTTGGAGTTGAATAtggtttccaaaaatacccttgtgaattactttttatttaaaacatgtaaaaatagctaagccataagattaatttggagtattaagatgtgtggctgagatttgttctctagttatatggttaagaggtgtttgccatagatcatgaccatatatatatatatatatatatatagggtcttgttaggttgagattttttagcttaattgagaattgagatgcattttcagtcactcatttttaaatgtcaactgcaagtagattatgtcaactaaggggtattatcgtcatttcatttcaatagccagaatatcaaatgtcaacaactcgtattaaaatgtcaacaactaaaaaaaatttattttttttattttttttattttttttaattttttttaaattttcgcgcgatgtcaactactgagacattatgtcaactacgatgtgtagtctgcacatcaaatgtcaatagctctgcacatcaaatgtcaacagcttataattgacattatatatgtgtagttgacatgaattgtatatgtagttgacattacatgtgtgtagttgacatgaattgtatatgtagttgacaaaaaataaaaaaaaattaaataaataaaataaataaaaaaataaaaatcgaaaaaaaaataattttttttaaaaaataaaaaaaatatttattaaataaaatatatgatgaaattacaaatatgccctttcacaattaattaatgtaaaaatattttccatgtggcaaattctggaccactcatttaataaaaatgagtggcttataatgcatctcaattctcaattaggctaaaaaatcccaattgatcacaaccctatatatatatatatatatattaatttttaataaaatgtgagtggatacttaccatttatggtaaaaattgaaatatgacCCTTATTGTGAGActaaccaaaatagaaaatgtgtctcttattgtaggacggatgtagtattagttttataataaaatgtgagtgaaataagttggtggaatgtatgacctatttaccatttatagtaaaagtgaaatataactcttattatggatataaattaaaatgataaaataagactcttattatGACACAGAGGGAGTAGAATTTATGTTATTAGAAAGAAAGCTATATCTATATGCATTGTATTTGCATGTGTAGATGACTTAGGAAAATTTATGTAGTTATTAATCTTCTCAAGACCAAGTCCCGAACTAAGATTATTAATTTCCACAGAATTTTTAGGCCATACAGTCTCTCCTTCATTTCCCACCAAAAACAAGTAAAATGCCTATTGATAGCACATATTATCCATAGTGGCAGTTTCCCCACCTCAAATAAACATCCTATATAACCAACCTGTACATGCTTAGTACATACTATATATCTCTTGAAAttgtaattataaaaaattaaaagtttaaaatatggACCAAGAACAACCAATCAAGCATGTTCAAGACACAGTTAGAGAATTAAATGCACAAGAAGCGGCCAGCCATGACCAATCCACCACCCCTAATGCTCATACCAATGTCGTCGCTCACCAGAAAGACAGCCATGACCAATCCATCACCCCTAATGCTCATACCAATGCAGTCGCTCACCAGAAAGACAGCCATGACCAATCCACCACCCCTAATGCTCATACCAATACCGTCGCTCACCAGAAAGACAGCCATGACCAATCCACCACCCATAATGCTCATACCAATGCCGTCGCTCACCAGAAAGAACCTATCGGCGTTCAGGTACAATCCCcttttatttcaaattataaatgGAAAATTCACAATCAATAAATGCAATTTATTAGTATAACAAATTTAGATTGTTgattaaacaatttattgatGAATTAGGTGATCCAATCAAGCCCACTAATGTCACGGACGGATCAGCGAGGGGAAATCACCATCGGAGAAGCACTCGAAGCTACGGCTCTCACGGCGGGCCACCGCCCCGTCGACTACAGCGATGCCGCAGCCATACAGGCTGCGGAAGTCAGGGCAACCGGCCGTACCAATATCGTGCCAGGTGGCGTCGCTGCAGCGGCTCAATCCGCTGCCACTCGCAACGCTAGATTGCCTAATGATGAGGAAAAGACCAAACTCGGAGAAATTCTTTCGGTCTGTCGTCTCTCGTGTTTCACTATCATCAAATCAAATCGTGTCCATTGCATGGGTccaaattaatcaaataaacacaatatcatgtttaaataaaattattatatacatttattataaaagtgcataattaaaatacagGATGCAAGTTCAAAGCTACCTTCGGACAAGCCGGTGACGCGTAGAGACGCGGAGGGAGTGATCGGTGCTGAGCTGAGGAACGATCCAAACCTGTGCACCCGGCCGGGCGGTGTAGCGGCCTCCGTTGCAGCCGCGGCGAGGCTTAACCAGACAAATGCTTCTAATAATAATCAAAACAAAACCGACTAAACAAATCTTCAATTCTTTTGCcttttttgctttatttttgGTCATATATACTCCATTATACTAACTCATTGTGTTGTCATTTGTTCAACTTTGAAATAACCTTTTAAGTTATCCTGGTCCTCATTTACAAAGATCTTGTTTTTATTTAAGGGATTGTATATGTACATATACGTTTTATTTGGAATTTGGCTTAttttaatatagtactccatctaTACTGATACTACACACTATCCTGCCTTGTTCTTCTTACTTTGTTCATCACTGTTTTGTAAGTTTGTATAACCTTCAATCGAACCTCGacctttataaaaaaaataaaaaggtttgTTTTGTATAATCGAACATCTTTTCTACGTATTGACCAAGTGATTGTATTATTATACTCGTTAAATAAGAATTGTTTCTCTTCTACTTTGTATTGAGTGTTAACAATGACACAGAGTTTATTTGTCTTTTGCACTGCTTTTACCGATTGACAAAACCAGAATATTGCATTTAGTTGATCTTTTTAAAATAGTTATCTTGAAAACAAAAGAG
It contains:
- the LOC121778867 gene encoding late embryogenesis abundant protein 47-like, which encodes MDQEQPIKHVQDTVRELNAQEAASHDQSTTPNAHTNVVAHQKDSHDQSITPNAHTNAVAHQKDSHDQSTTPNAHTNTVAHQKDSHDQSTTHNAHTNAVAHQKEPIGVQVIQSSPLMSRTDQRGEITIGEALEATALTAGHRPVDYSDAAAIQAAEVRATGRTNIVPGGVAAAAQSAATRNARLPNDEEKTKLGEILSDASSKLPSDKPVTRRDAEGVIGAELRNDPNLCTRPGGVAASVAAAARLNQTNASNNNQNKTD